The proteins below come from a single Myxococcales bacterium genomic window:
- a CDS encoding tyrosine-protein phosphatase, whose product MELLQQPSAERVHKDAIRIRWRGEDARASASVYVGTDPGAMSGDLSGRVVAGKLQAGEVILQGLDPRTRHFFRLDPGGGLPSRVIAERLMPFEGAHNFRDLGGYETTDGRRVRWGKIYRSDHLAELTEQDLAYFSELGIRLVCDFRRDGEIAKQPNRMPQHDPPMQINPSVSGTSLLPNEIEAAIRAGNPGQLDFRRLLIDGNRFMVTEALDQYRTLMRSLEREECVPLLFHCTAGKDRTGVGAALILLALGVPEEIVMHDYLLTATYTHDRVERMLAGLRFDSHFRVDADEIRPLMSVRREFLQAALDAIRDKFGSVDHYMDQALLLNEERRDSLRSRLLE is encoded by the coding sequence ATGGAATTGCTTCAGCAACCGAGCGCCGAGCGCGTTCACAAAGATGCAATCCGCATACGCTGGCGGGGCGAAGATGCGCGAGCCTCTGCGTCTGTCTATGTAGGCACAGATCCCGGCGCGATGTCCGGCGACCTCTCCGGTCGTGTAGTCGCGGGAAAATTGCAGGCGGGCGAAGTGATCCTGCAGGGCCTCGACCCGCGGACGCGACACTTCTTTAGACTGGATCCCGGCGGCGGTTTGCCGAGTCGCGTCATCGCAGAAAGATTGATGCCCTTCGAGGGGGCGCACAATTTCCGCGATCTTGGCGGATATGAGACCACCGACGGGCGGCGGGTTCGCTGGGGAAAGATCTACCGATCCGATCATCTCGCAGAACTGACTGAGCAAGATCTCGCGTATTTTTCTGAGCTCGGAATAAGACTGGTCTGCGATTTCCGCAGGGACGGGGAAATTGCCAAGCAACCCAATCGGATGCCGCAACACGATCCACCGATGCAGATCAATCCGTCCGTCTCGGGCACCTCTCTTCTACCGAACGAGATCGAAGCCGCGATCAGAGCCGGCAATCCGGGCCAGCTGGACTTTCGGCGGTTGTTGATCGACGGCAATCGCTTCATGGTGACTGAGGCCCTCGATCAGTATCGAACACTGATGAGAAGTCTCGAGCGCGAAGAGTGCGTGCCTCTGCTCTTTCACTGCACAGCGGGCAAGGACAGAACCGGGGTAGGAGCGGCATTGATCCTCCTGGCGCTCGGCGTACCGGAAGAAATAGTCATGCACGACTATCTGTTGACGGCGACCTACACCCACGACCGTGTCGAGCGAATGCTCGCAGGGCTTCGCTTCGACTCGCATTTTCGCGTAGATGCCGACGAAATCCGACCCCTCATGAGCGTGCGCCGCGAATTTCTACAGGCGGCCCTCGACGCCATACGAGACAAATTTGGGAGCGTCGATCACTATATGGATCAAGCGCTGCTGCTGAACGAGGAGCGACGCGACTCCCTCCGGTCGCGGTTGCTCGAGTGA